A genomic region of Salinibacter pepae contains the following coding sequences:
- a CDS encoding TonB-dependent siderophore receptor: MSLFSSIWYRVQLISTVLIAAGLAGGFPTQAHAQQQSTGAVEGLVQTADGTPARGVNVSLQGTSLGTTTTEDGGYVIKNVPADSYTLVVSYVGLETKRRDITVEGNARTTVPTITLEESTKTLAEVVVEGGERTSYTPSSSPYVAKMPLEDLDNPQVYNAIPSTLLDDQVATSFEDVMTNAPGIFKLWEATGRGSDGAGSYSIRGFSVQPTMKNGLPALTNGSPDPSNIERVEIIKGPSSTLYGSSLISYGGLINVATKKPQHSSLNGEVSYKTKSFGLNSMNMNRVTADVNAPVSDDLALRINGSFHDEDSFQDAGFRRSFFLAPSLSYKPTRDLSVLVSSELYTSEQTNPTMLFMNRAVPLEATTVEELGYDPQHSFTDDDVTIRTPTFGVQAQMQYQLSEQWETQTAASFSSASSEGYYSYLWDGRRSEDTFTRFVNDQDQTTTGIDVQQNLLGDFSLFGAENKMVAGLEYFRDRVSNENSEFKPVGQVAVPTSSPAGFSKSDVDAALEDASRNDKTTKQARYSAYASDVVNLIPELSVMASLRLDHFDQEGDTSTEEDDYTQTTLSPKFGVVVQPLPNRLSVFGNYMNGFQNVEPQTQNGQTQTFEPERANQWETGVKANLFEGRLETTASYYDITVSNKVRPDPDNPDASIQDGRVRSRGVELSATAAPVEGLQLIAGYSYNHSENEQTEQNVEGRRPEEAGPEHLVNGWAHYRLSNGPLDGLGLGIGGNYASENVVLNKESTGQFTLSSYVVLDASISYETNRYRVDLKLDNLTDKTYYRGWTTINPQAPRSVTANVTYKF, from the coding sequence ATGTCTCTTTTTTCGTCTATCTGGTATCGTGTTCAACTCATTAGTACTGTTCTAATTGCTGCTGGGCTGGCCGGTGGCTTCCCAACACAGGCCCACGCCCAACAACAATCGACGGGAGCCGTCGAAGGCCTCGTACAGACGGCCGACGGCACGCCTGCTCGCGGTGTGAACGTGTCACTTCAGGGAACGTCTCTCGGCACCACAACGACCGAGGACGGAGGCTATGTCATTAAAAATGTGCCGGCGGATTCTTACACGCTCGTCGTGTCCTACGTGGGACTCGAAACGAAACGGCGTGACATCACGGTGGAGGGGAATGCGCGGACGACGGTACCCACAATCACGCTGGAGGAATCAACGAAGACGTTGGCGGAGGTCGTGGTGGAGGGGGGCGAGCGTACCTCGTACACCCCGTCCTCAAGCCCGTACGTGGCCAAGATGCCACTGGAAGACCTCGACAACCCGCAGGTATACAACGCCATTCCGTCGACCCTCCTCGACGATCAAGTGGCGACGAGCTTCGAGGACGTGATGACGAACGCCCCCGGTATTTTCAAGCTCTGGGAGGCCACCGGACGCGGGAGCGACGGTGCGGGGAGTTATTCGATTCGCGGGTTTTCCGTTCAGCCGACGATGAAAAATGGGCTTCCTGCTCTCACGAATGGGTCTCCGGACCCCTCCAACATTGAACGGGTCGAGATTATCAAGGGCCCATCCAGTACGCTGTACGGCAGTAGCCTCATTTCCTACGGAGGACTTATCAACGTAGCGACCAAGAAGCCTCAGCACTCCTCCCTGAATGGGGAGGTCTCGTACAAAACGAAAAGCTTTGGTCTCAACTCGATGAACATGAATCGAGTGACGGCGGATGTCAATGCGCCGGTCAGTGACGATCTCGCCCTTCGGATCAACGGGAGCTTTCACGATGAGGACAGCTTCCAGGATGCCGGTTTTCGGCGGTCCTTTTTCCTAGCGCCCTCGCTGTCGTACAAGCCGACCAGGGACCTGTCCGTGCTCGTCAGTAGCGAGCTCTACACCTCGGAGCAGACAAACCCGACCATGCTATTCATGAATCGGGCGGTGCCGCTTGAGGCCACGACGGTCGAGGAGCTCGGGTACGACCCGCAGCACTCCTTCACCGACGACGACGTCACGATACGCACCCCGACGTTTGGGGTTCAGGCCCAGATGCAATACCAACTTAGCGAGCAGTGGGAGACCCAGACGGCGGCTTCGTTCAGCTCGGCCTCCTCGGAGGGCTATTATTCATACCTATGGGATGGCCGACGCTCCGAAGATACGTTTACTCGGTTCGTCAACGATCAGGATCAAACCACGACCGGAATTGACGTTCAGCAGAACCTGCTCGGGGACTTTTCCCTGTTCGGTGCTGAAAACAAGATGGTTGCGGGGCTCGAATATTTCCGAGATCGAGTGTCCAACGAAAACAGCGAATTTAAACCCGTTGGGCAGGTAGCAGTCCCCACGTCCAGCCCGGCGGGCTTCTCAAAGTCAGACGTTGACGCCGCGCTCGAGGATGCTAGTCGGAACGACAAGACGACCAAGCAGGCCCGGTACAGTGCCTACGCGTCGGACGTCGTCAATCTCATCCCCGAGTTGTCCGTGATGGCAAGCCTCCGGCTCGATCACTTCGACCAAGAGGGTGACACGTCCACGGAAGAAGACGACTACACCCAGACCACCTTGTCGCCCAAGTTCGGCGTCGTCGTGCAGCCGCTTCCCAACCGGCTCTCGGTCTTCGGGAATTACATGAATGGCTTTCAGAACGTCGAGCCCCAAACGCAGAACGGACAGACGCAGACCTTTGAACCGGAGCGGGCGAACCAATGGGAGACGGGCGTGAAAGCGAATCTCTTTGAGGGCCGGCTCGAAACGACAGCCAGTTACTACGACATCACCGTGTCGAACAAGGTGCGACCGGATCCGGACAACCCCGACGCGAGCATCCAGGACGGCAGGGTGCGCAGTCGCGGCGTGGAGCTCAGTGCGACGGCCGCTCCCGTCGAGGGCCTGCAGCTGATTGCGGGATACAGCTACAATCACAGCGAGAACGAGCAGACCGAGCAGAACGTGGAGGGGCGTCGGCCGGAAGAGGCTGGTCCCGAGCATCTCGTGAACGGCTGGGCACACTACCGCTTGTCTAACGGGCCACTTGACGGGCTCGGACTCGGGATTGGGGGCAACTACGCCAGTGAAAATGTCGTCCTGAATAAGGAGAGTACGGGTCAGTTTACCCTGTCGTCCTACGTTGTGCTTGATGCATCGATCTCGTACGAGACCAATCGGTACCGGGTGGATCTGAAGCTCGATAACCTGACCGACAAGACCTACTATAGGGGCTGGACGACAATCAACCCACAGGCGCCGCGCAGCGTGACGGCGAACGTAACCTACAAGTTTTAG